A part of Methanomassiliicoccales archaeon genomic DNA contains:
- the pfdA gene encoding prefoldin subunit alpha — protein MNEQELRQALGALEVYKAQLEGIVEQQQLVQVSLEEYGRAKATLTEFKNAKEGDEVLVPIGGSSFVRAKVSDSQKVLIGVGSGITVEKDIDEAMKLIDSRMQEMLDAMKKLNESRQVIEMKSSQLSQMLQAEYQAMGQQTQM, from the coding sequence ATGAACGAGCAGGAGCTTCGCCAGGCCCTCGGCGCACTCGAGGTCTACAAGGCGCAGCTCGAAGGGATAGTGGAACAGCAGCAGCTCGTGCAGGTCTCGCTCGAGGAATACGGAAGGGCGAAGGCCACCCTGACCGAGTTCAAGAACGCCAAGGAGGGCGACGAGGTGCTTGTGCCCATAGGCGGTTCTTCTTTCGTGAGGGCCAAGGTCTCTGACAGCCAGAAGGTGCTCATAGGCGTCGGGAGCGGGATAACGGTCGAAAAGGACATCGATGAGGCGATGAAGTTGATCGACTCCCGGATGCAGGAGATGCTGGACGCCATGAAGAAGCTCAACGAGAGCAGGCAGGTCATCGAGATGAAGTCCAGCCAGCTCAGTCAGATGCTCCAGGCGGAATACCAGGCGATGGGCCAGCAGACACAGATGTGA
- a CDS encoding NifB/NifX family molybdenum-iron cluster-binding protein gives MDDDVHEHFGRAPTFTLYDTESGAVWTIENTGEHMGGSARPPQLLQAEGVSIVLCGGLGPKAIRSLRERGIEVYVGCSGKVSDALESWWRGLLDKAGPENACREHHHH, from the coding sequence ATGGACGACGATGTTCACGAGCACTTTGGCAGGGCACCGACGTTCACGCTCTATGACACCGAGTCCGGGGCGGTCTGGACGATTGAGAATACCGGTGAGCACATGGGCGGGTCCGCGAGGCCGCCACAATTGCTGCAGGCCGAAGGGGTAAGCATCGTGCTGTGCGGGGGCCTGGGCCCGAAGGCAATAAGGTCCCTGAGGGAGAGGGGCATAGAGGTTTACGTGGGATGCTCGGGCAAGGTCTCGGACGCCTTGGAAAGCTGGTGGAGAGGGCTCCTGGATAAGGCGGGTCCAGAAAATGCCTGCCGTGAGCACCACCATCATTAA
- a CDS encoding helix-turn-helix domain-containing protein gives MILAKLTFHMPCNPVARLSKATGHTVKVMRCAPSFGGGGQGLMRVDSDDLSTEEVVRRLEDGDSSFKVTTVSPGRHIVTAEHPSCEACRALMHTRCFLEEGQGDKDGRMTWTVIATDQEELRKLKGELEASGSEVSLESVRHLRSERELTPQQDKVIRLAFDLGYYDIPRKIDLAKLAGMLDISKPTLDIMLRRAQKKILASYLQVDG, from the coding sequence TTGATCCTCGCCAAATTGACATTCCATATGCCATGCAATCCTGTGGCAAGGCTCAGCAAGGCCACAGGACATACGGTCAAGGTGATGAGATGCGCCCCGTCGTTCGGTGGAGGAGGACAGGGCCTGATGCGCGTGGACAGCGACGACCTCAGCACCGAGGAGGTCGTCAGAAGGTTAGAGGATGGCGACAGCTCTTTCAAGGTGACGACGGTCTCTCCAGGGAGGCATATTGTCACTGCAGAGCACCCCTCGTGCGAGGCCTGCAGGGCCCTAATGCACACCCGTTGTTTCCTTGAGGAGGGTCAAGGCGACAAGGACGGCAGGATGACCTGGACCGTGATCGCCACCGATCAGGAGGAGCTCCGAAAGCTGAAGGGGGAGCTCGAAGCCTCCGGAAGCGAGGTCTCGTTGGAGAGCGTCAGACATCTGAGGTCCGAGAGGGAGCTCACCCCTCAGCAGGACAAGGTGATCAGGCTGGCGTTCGACCTTGGTTATTATGACATACCTCGCAAGATAGACCTGGCCAAGCTCGCGGGCATGCTGGACATCTCAAAGCCCACGCTCGACATCATGCTCAGGAGGGCTCAAAAAAAGATATTGGCCAGCTATCTTCAGGTAGATGGCTAA
- a CDS encoding 50S ribosomal protein LX: protein MKAFRATGSYIICKQNSMNSVQPFSIQIAAEDEADAAHRVISNIGSRHRVARKNIKITEIVPLKKEEVTDHVVQHLIGGAK, encoded by the coding sequence ATGAAAGCTTTCCGCGCCACAGGCTCTTACATCATATGCAAACAGAACTCGATGAACAGCGTACAGCCGTTCAGCATCCAGATCGCGGCCGAGGACGAGGCGGACGCGGCCCATAGGGTCATCTCCAACATCGGGTCCAGGCATCGCGTCGCGAGGAAGAACATAAAGATCACGGAGATCGTGCCTTTGAAGAAGGAAGAGGTAACCGACCACGTGGTCCAGCACCTGATCGGTGGTGCGAAATGA
- a CDS encoding DUF134 domain-containing protein has translation MSALPRSTSFKPQGVPMSDLEVVVMRAEELEAMKLVDMEGMSQIEAATRMRVSQPTLCRLLMSGRGKVAEALVNGKAITIKEAGA, from the coding sequence GTGAGCGCTCTTCCAAGATCAACATCGTTCAAACCGCAAGGGGTCCCGATGTCCGACCTGGAGGTGGTGGTGATGAGAGCAGAAGAGCTTGAGGCCATGAAGCTCGTTGACATGGAAGGGATGAGCCAGATCGAAGCTGCCACAAGGATGCGGGTTTCTCAGCCCACCCTATGCAGGCTCCTGATGAGCGGCAGGGGAAAGGTCGCAGAGGCGTTGGTGAACGGAAAGGCCATCACGATAAAGGAGGCAGGCGCTTGA
- a CDS encoding M20 family metallo-hydrolase: MPSIDDKLTLLDNNLDEMVEALSELVRVPAIGPESGGDGEFLRSRLLKEMVDNCGFDEVDIYECYDERVKLRSRPNIVARKKGRTDQTVWIVSHMDTVPPGDLQAWSFPPFRPKLSDGKLYGLGTEDNGQAVISSLFAAKAVLDMGVPLERGLGLIMVADEEFGSDKGIKWLLQQDIFGKDDIFYVPDSGSPDGTFIEVAEKTIMWLKVNVAGKQTHASTPHKGLNAEKIGAELIAFLVDYMDRKYGKLNPLFDPPMSTFEPTKHLINVANVNTIPGENTFFLDFRILPEYDPEDIMKTMRWIADLFEDKTGAKITLETVQFTKSGRPSPTDSKAFLALVEAIKKVRGVTPKAGGVGGGTCANYFRLAGYDAYVWQTIDEMMHSPNEYCKVDNLLNDAKVFACLLADLCLQKE; this comes from the coding sequence ATGCCTTCCATTGACGATAAACTGACCTTGCTCGATAACAATCTGGATGAGATGGTGGAGGCGCTCTCCGAGCTTGTCCGCGTACCGGCGATAGGGCCGGAGAGCGGAGGGGACGGGGAGTTTCTGCGGTCGCGTCTTCTGAAGGAGATGGTGGACAACTGCGGGTTCGACGAGGTCGACATCTATGAATGTTATGATGAGAGGGTCAAGCTAAGGTCGCGGCCCAACATCGTGGCCAGAAAGAAAGGGAGGACCGACCAGACCGTTTGGATAGTCTCCCACATGGACACTGTCCCTCCTGGCGACCTGCAGGCGTGGAGCTTCCCACCCTTCAGACCGAAGCTCTCGGACGGAAAGCTGTATGGTCTGGGGACCGAGGACAACGGGCAGGCGGTCATCTCCTCTCTGTTCGCCGCCAAGGCCGTGCTGGATATGGGGGTACCTTTGGAAAGGGGCCTTGGCCTCATCATGGTGGCCGATGAGGAGTTCGGCTCGGACAAGGGGATCAAATGGCTGCTCCAGCAGGACATATTCGGCAAGGACGACATCTTCTACGTCCCGGACTCAGGGAGCCCTGATGGGACCTTCATCGAGGTGGCGGAGAAGACCATCATGTGGCTCAAGGTCAATGTGGCCGGTAAGCAGACCCACGCTTCCACCCCCCACAAGGGGCTCAACGCCGAGAAGATCGGGGCCGAGCTGATAGCGTTCCTGGTCGATTACATGGACAGGAAATATGGCAAGCTCAACCCCCTATTCGACCCGCCGATGTCGACGTTCGAACCGACAAAACACCTGATCAACGTGGCGAACGTGAACACCATCCCAGGGGAGAACACGTTCTTCCTTGATTTCAGGATCCTCCCGGAATATGACCCGGAGGATATCATGAAGACGATGAGGTGGATCGCGGACCTGTTCGAGGACAAGACGGGGGCGAAGATCACGCTGGAGACCGTCCAGTTCACGAAGAGCGGCAGACCGTCCCCCACAGATTCCAAGGCATTCCTTGCGCTCGTCGAGGCGATCAAGAAGGTCAGGGGCGTCACCCCGAAGGCCGGGGGCGTGGGAGGCGGGACCTGTGCCAACTATTTCAGGCTGGCAGGATATGACGCATATGTCTGGCAGACGATCGACGAGATGATGCATTCACCGAACGAGTACTGCAAGGTCGACAACCTCCTGAACGATGCCAAGGTGTTCGCCTGCCTGTTGGCGGACCTATGCCTTCAGAAAGAATGA
- a CDS encoding GDP-mannose 4,6-dehydratase — MADTMRIAVTGAAGFIGSTLTDRLLEMGHQVVAIDNFDDYYSGKMRFLEPHLNDPRFSLHRESILDIDAMRRCFEGAEVVYHLAAQAGVRISVKDPMRSHQANATGTLAVLIAARDVGVRRVVSSSSSSVYGNAKVLPVNEDMPLRPVSPYAASKLAAEDYCRLFYELYGLQTVSLRYFTVYGPRQRPDMAIRIFTDRALKGLRPQIFGDGEQTRDFTYIDDVVEAVIRCGSCPDPKGGALNICSGRTVTVNQVVESILKATGREDLTPEYLPPQPGDVDHTWGDNRKARELLGWAPKVTIEEGIERFVEWYRGMKELHDQIK, encoded by the coding sequence ATGGCCGATACCATGCGCATAGCCGTCACTGGGGCAGCGGGCTTCATCGGGAGCACGCTCACCGACCGGTTGCTTGAGATGGGCCATCAGGTCGTTGCGATCGATAACTTTGATGATTACTACTCGGGCAAGATGAGGTTTCTCGAACCGCATCTGAACGACCCGAGGTTCTCGTTGCATAGGGAGAGCATCCTCGATATCGATGCGATGAGAAGGTGCTTCGAAGGTGCGGAGGTCGTATACCACCTGGCCGCCCAGGCGGGCGTCAGGATCTCCGTCAAGGACCCGATGAGGTCCCACCAGGCGAACGCCACCGGCACCCTTGCTGTCCTCATCGCGGCGAGGGATGTCGGCGTGAGGCGCGTCGTCAGCTCTTCTTCCTCCTCGGTCTATGGCAATGCAAAGGTACTGCCGGTGAACGAGGACATGCCCCTGAGGCCTGTCTCTCCATATGCGGCCAGCAAGTTGGCGGCAGAGGACTATTGCAGGCTCTTCTACGAGCTCTATGGGCTTCAGACCGTCTCGCTCAGGTACTTCACGGTGTACGGCCCGAGGCAGAGGCCTGACATGGCCATACGCATCTTCACGGACCGGGCGCTGAAGGGGCTGAGGCCCCAGATATTCGGGGATGGGGAGCAGACGAGGGACTTCACCTATATCGACGATGTCGTCGAAGCTGTGATCAGGTGCGGGTCGTGTCCAGACCCGAAAGGTGGGGCGTTGAACATCTGCTCGGGCCGGACCGTCACCGTCAATCAGGTCGTAGAAAGCATCCTCAAGGCGACCGGCAGGGAGGACCTCACGCCCGAATACCTGCCGCCCCAGCCAGGGGATGTCGACCACACCTGGGGGGACAACAGGAAGGCAAGGGAGCTCCTGGGTTGGGCACCGAAGGTCACCATCGAGGAGGGCATCGAAAGGTTCGTGGAATGGTACAGGGGCATGAAGGAGCTTCATGACCAGATCAAGTAA
- a CDS encoding orotidine 5'-phosphate decarboxylase, with the protein MKPVLQVALDLMHLKRALEISKEAVNGGADWIEVGTPLIKSEGAEAIRAIKKAYPGYTVVADMKTMDVGGFEVEIAAKAGADVITVMGLADDSTISESVAVAKRYGSKIMVDLMNVEDKVSRAKRCEALGAGYVCLHTGIDEQMKGNVRVEDLVRQVVDAVKLPVAVAGGITSESVADVLRAGATIIIVGGGIIKTDDVTEAARKMKMAMEEQRNISASFEKKYSQDELFEAFSKVSTPNIADAQHKRGVMTGLVMRNPHGTKMCGRALTVQTSKGDWAKPVEAIDHAQKGDVIVIDAGGSDVAVWGELASWSAKVAGVAGVVIDGAGRDIDSIIDMGFPIFTRHVSPHAGEPKGYGGIGQEINCGGQHVRTGDWIIGDENGLIVVPQESAVEVANRAVDVMERENRIREEIKRGRTLSSVQELEKWEQVR; encoded by the coding sequence ATGAAGCCCGTACTGCAGGTCGCCCTTGACCTGATGCATCTCAAGAGGGCGCTGGAGATCTCGAAGGAGGCCGTGAACGGGGGCGCGGATTGGATAGAGGTCGGGACGCCTCTCATAAAGAGCGAGGGGGCCGAGGCCATCCGGGCCATCAAAAAGGCCTATCCAGGCTACACCGTCGTGGCGGACATGAAGACCATGGACGTCGGGGGGTTCGAAGTCGAGATAGCCGCGAAGGCCGGGGCCGATGTCATAACGGTGATGGGGCTTGCCGACGACTCCACCATTTCCGAGTCGGTGGCGGTGGCCAAGCGGTACGGCTCGAAGATCATGGTCGACCTCATGAACGTCGAGGACAAGGTGTCCCGGGCCAAGAGATGCGAGGCTCTCGGCGCAGGATATGTCTGCCTCCATACAGGCATCGATGAGCAGATGAAGGGCAATGTAAGGGTCGAAGACCTTGTGAGACAGGTGGTCGATGCGGTGAAATTGCCAGTGGCCGTCGCCGGGGGCATAACCTCCGAGAGCGTGGCGGACGTGCTCAGGGCAGGGGCCACGATAATCATCGTAGGCGGCGGCATCATCAAGACGGACGATGTGACCGAGGCCGCCAGGAAGATGAAGATGGCGATGGAGGAGCAGCGGAACATCTCCGCCTCTTTCGAGAAGAAGTACTCGCAGGACGAGCTCTTCGAGGCGTTCTCGAAGGTCTCGACTCCGAACATCGCCGACGCCCAACACAAGAGGGGCGTGATGACCGGCCTGGTCATGAGGAACCCTCACGGCACGAAGATGTGCGGCAGGGCATTGACGGTCCAGACCTCCAAGGGCGACTGGGCGAAGCCGGTGGAGGCGATAGACCACGCACAGAAGGGCGACGTCATAGTCATCGACGCTGGCGGGAGCGACGTGGCCGTCTGGGGGGAGCTGGCCTCCTGGAGCGCCAAGGTGGCGGGGGTGGCAGGCGTGGTCATCGATGGCGCGGGAAGGGACATCGATTCCATCATCGATATGGGCTTCCCCATATTCACGCGCCATGTCTCCCCGCATGCTGGCGAGCCGAAAGGCTATGGGGGCATCGGGCAGGAGATAAACTGCGGCGGACAGCATGTCAGGACGGGAGATTGGATAATAGGGGACGAGAACGGCCTCATCGTGGTCCCGCAGGAGAGCGCCGTCGAGGTCGCCAACCGCGCGGTGGACGTGATGGAGCGCGAGAACCGTATAAGGGAGGAGATCAAGAGGGGGCGCACCCTCTCGAGCGTCCAGGAGCTGGAGAAATGGGAACAGGTCCGCTGA
- a CDS encoding putative zinc-binding protein: MPAVSTTIIKERSTMSMDRYWGRPMTVEERERPRPTVFACSGSANVGQLANSCALRAESEGLALFACIASIGCHEEKMLDLARRSPKIVALDGCPISCCSRSLEHAGFRPTARYVMTDTGLIKDHCKLPSEKDIERAMTEVRKLLL, encoded by the coding sequence ATGCCTGCCGTGAGCACCACCATCATTAAGGAGCGATCGACGATGAGCATGGACAGATATTGGGGCAGGCCGATGACCGTGGAAGAGAGGGAGCGGCCGAGGCCGACCGTCTTCGCCTGCTCAGGCTCCGCGAACGTAGGACAGCTGGCGAACTCGTGCGCCCTGAGGGCAGAATCAGAAGGGCTGGCGCTGTTCGCCTGCATCGCCAGCATCGGATGTCATGAGGAGAAGATGCTCGACCTGGCAAGGAGGAGCCCGAAGATAGTGGCCTTGGACGGTTGTCCGATCTCCTGCTGCTCCCGCTCGCTGGAACATGCGGGCTTCAGACCTACGGCCAGATATGTCATGACAGACACTGGCCTGATAAAAGATCATTGCAAGCTCCCGAGCGAGAAGGACATCGAGAGGGCGATGACGGAGGTCCGAAAGCTGTTGCTTTGA
- a CDS encoding circadian clock protein KaiC, translating to MRNAMAAARILFEKRCPSGIEDLDKIIGGGFPLGGTVNVAGGCGCGKTTLAVEFLVRGALMGEKGVYIATTCSPLKAFKGTVRLCVFDDRMIDDKTIRLVDIEDIMGKVPQPRRPLGRNAALDLLNAIENIIVKNGAKRLVIDPITPMLMDMEPGVERDFMKVLNDSMSKKECTTVIVSSGPEDAIGPLSADGRILMEDFERDGDFIRVLQVQKMAGAQHSRARYAFDITSCGILMTPLMKGSGQ from the coding sequence ATGCGCAACGCAATGGCAGCGGCGCGCATCCTCTTTGAAAAAAGATGTCCGAGCGGTATCGAGGACCTCGACAAGATCATCGGAGGCGGCTTTCCCCTGGGCGGGACCGTGAACGTAGCTGGAGGATGCGGGTGCGGGAAGACCACGCTGGCAGTGGAGTTCCTCGTCAGAGGGGCGCTGATGGGTGAGAAAGGAGTCTATATTGCGACTACCTGCTCGCCCCTTAAGGCCTTCAAGGGGACCGTGAGGCTGTGCGTATTCGATGACAGGATGATCGATGACAAGACCATCCGCCTGGTCGACATCGAGGACATCATGGGGAAGGTCCCTCAGCCTAGGAGGCCCCTCGGAAGGAACGCGGCACTGGATCTCCTGAACGCCATCGAGAACATCATCGTGAAGAACGGGGCGAAGAGGCTGGTCATAGACCCTATAACCCCGATGTTGATGGACATGGAGCCGGGCGTGGAGCGGGACTTCATGAAGGTCTTGAATGACTCCATGTCAAAGAAGGAATGCACCACGGTCATAGTGTCCTCGGGTCCCGAGGACGCCATCGGGCCGCTGAGCGCCGATGGGAGGATCCTCATGGAGGATTTCGAGAGGGACGGGGACTTCATAAGGGTGCTCCAGGTGCAGAAGATGGCGGGGGCGCAGCATTCCAGGGCAAGGTACGCGTTCGACATCACCTCGTGCGGGATCCTTATGACCCCGCTCATGAAAGGGAGCGGTCAGTGA
- a CDS encoding PHP domain-containing protein → MGTGPLMNLHTHTIYSDGSFLPEDVVLRAWQGGLRHIAVTDHFETSKLDDPLTRETFPRYLRNLRALKMMYQGRINVVAGVEIDTNPERCDHDRLPYDMLNELDIVLFEYAHDRMHGGMSLDELKDVRSRLNIPCGLCHWDVDRIFPNADPGAVADKLRELDLFVEVSTSDYYVRNGLHFYELGERFFKAFGGKVMLSIGTDTHRRIDEVVNIRQGMEFIRRHRLEDMMILK, encoded by the coding sequence ATGGGAACAGGTCCGCTGATGAACCTTCATACCCACACCATATATTCGGACGGCTCCTTTCTGCCGGAGGACGTGGTGCTGAGGGCCTGGCAGGGCGGGCTGAGGCACATAGCTGTCACGGACCACTTCGAGACGAGCAAGCTCGACGACCCCCTGACCAGGGAGACGTTCCCCAGGTACCTGAGGAACCTCAGGGCGCTCAAGATGATGTACCAGGGACGCATCAATGTGGTCGCGGGGGTGGAGATCGACACCAACCCCGAAAGATGCGACCATGACAGGCTGCCTTACGACATGCTGAACGAGCTTGACATCGTCCTTTTCGAGTACGCGCATGACCGCATGCATGGGGGGATGTCGCTGGACGAGCTCAAGGACGTCAGGAGCAGGCTCAACATACCCTGTGGGCTGTGCCATTGGGACGTCGACAGGATATTCCCTAATGCCGACCCTGGGGCAGTCGCGGACAAGCTCAGGGAGCTGGACCTGTTCGTGGAGGTGAGCACCTCCGACTATTACGTCAGGAACGGCCTTCACTTCTACGAGCTGGGGGAGAGGTTCTTCAAGGCGTTCGGTGGGAAGGTGATGCTGTCGATAGGGACCGACACCCACAGGCGCATCGACGAGGTCGTCAACATCAGGCAGGGGATGGAGTTCATACGGAGACATCGCCTCGAGGACATGATGATATTAAAATGA
- the ftsY gene encoding signal recognition particle-docking protein FtsY: protein MFESLKKIFGLAPKEVPLPEKVEEAVGDTGRKISEKDLDEMLWNLEVGLLEADVALPVIEEIKTTVRSELVGKRVDKRFRVEDAIRLALRTAVEKTLQGGTFDFDEWVLRRERPVIIMFVGINGTGKTTAIAKVAHRLHKMGLTTVLSASDTFRAGAIEQISIHGDRLGTKVIKHQAGGDPAAVGYDAVEHAKARKRDVVLIDTAGRMQTNSNLMDEMKKIKRVVKPHMTVFVGDSLAGNDAIEQARTFDKEIGIDAVILTKIDADARGGAALSIAYTIKKPIAFLCTGQDYEDIVKFDAKWMVERLFSS, encoded by the coding sequence ATGTTCGAGTCCCTCAAGAAGATCTTCGGGCTGGCGCCGAAGGAGGTGCCCCTCCCTGAGAAGGTGGAGGAGGCCGTCGGTGACACTGGCAGGAAGATCTCAGAGAAGGACCTGGATGAGATGCTATGGAACCTCGAGGTCGGCCTATTGGAGGCGGACGTGGCCCTCCCGGTCATCGAGGAGATAAAGACCACGGTGAGGAGCGAGCTCGTAGGGAAAAGGGTCGATAAGAGGTTCCGGGTGGAAGATGCGATAAGGCTCGCCCTGAGGACGGCGGTGGAGAAGACCCTTCAGGGCGGCACATTTGACTTTGACGAGTGGGTCCTGAGGCGTGAGAGGCCCGTCATCATAATGTTCGTGGGCATAAATGGTACCGGCAAGACGACCGCCATAGCCAAGGTCGCGCACCGGTTGCACAAGATGGGGCTGACCACCGTGCTGTCGGCCTCTGACACCTTCAGGGCCGGGGCGATCGAGCAGATCTCCATACACGGAGATAGGTTGGGGACCAAGGTCATAAAACATCAGGCCGGCGGCGACCCGGCTGCAGTAGGATATGATGCGGTAGAGCATGCAAAGGCGAGGAAGCGGGACGTCGTCCTTATCGATACGGCAGGAAGGATGCAGACCAACTCGAACCTGATGGACGAGATGAAGAAGATCAAGCGCGTCGTCAAACCGCATATGACGGTCTTCGTGGGCGATTCGTTGGCGGGCAACGATGCCATAGAGCAGGCGAGGACGTTCGACAAGGAGATAGGCATCGACGCCGTCATATTGACAAAGATAGACGCTGATGCCAGGGGCGGCGCGGCGCTGAGCATCGCGTACACCATCAAGAAGCCCATAGCCTTCCTGTGCACCGGTCAGGATTATGAGGACATTGTGAAGTTCGATGCCAAATGGATGGTCGAGCGGCTGTTCTCCTCCTGA
- a CDS encoding zinc metalloprotease HtpX, which yields MSGVTANLRTFFMFLVLIGIFMAIGWLVGAYFIGNWVLGTLMFLILAGLINFISYFYSAKIVLWSYRAKIVSEAESPRLHRLVRQIATMNGLPMPKIAVIPSQNPNAFATGRNPKNAVVAATEGIMRLLDDNELQGVLAHEMAHVRNRDILVMSVAATVAGAISFAARMAFWGSLFSGGNRNNGNIIVLMIVAITAPIAAMLLQLAISRSREYKADAEGAMLIGKPLYLARALEKLEAGARQYPMQLGSPTSSSLFIVNPFKGGALVSIFSTHPPVQERIRRLKAMANKMGQY from the coding sequence ATGAGCGGAGTCACTGCCAACCTGAGGACATTCTTCATGTTCCTCGTCCTGATAGGCATATTCATGGCCATCGGCTGGCTCGTGGGAGCGTACTTCATCGGCAACTGGGTGCTCGGAACGCTGATGTTCCTGATACTGGCCGGCCTGATCAATTTCATCTCGTACTTCTATTCAGCTAAGATAGTGCTCTGGAGCTACAGGGCTAAGATAGTAAGTGAGGCGGAGTCCCCGAGGCTCCACCGCCTCGTGAGGCAGATAGCAACGATGAACGGCCTGCCCATGCCGAAGATCGCGGTCATCCCTAGCCAGAACCCCAACGCCTTCGCCACTGGCAGGAACCCCAAGAACGCGGTCGTCGCGGCGACCGAGGGCATCATGCGGCTGCTCGACGACAACGAGCTGCAGGGCGTCCTGGCACACGAGATGGCACATGTGAGGAACAGGGACATACTCGTCATGAGCGTCGCCGCCACCGTCGCAGGCGCGATATCCTTCGCGGCAAGGATGGCCTTCTGGGGCTCGTTGTTCAGCGGAGGGAACCGCAACAATGGGAACATCATCGTCCTGATGATAGTCGCGATAACGGCGCCGATAGCCGCAATGCTGTTGCAGCTGGCGATATCCAGGTCCAGGGAGTACAAGGCCGATGCCGAAGGGGCGATGCTGATAGGCAAGCCGTTGTATCTGGCAAGGGCGCTGGAAAAGCTGGAGGCGGGCGCGAGGCAATATCCGATGCAGCTCGGCAGCCCCACATCGAGCTCCCTGTTCATCGTCAACCCCTTCAAGGGAGGCGCGCTGGTCAGCATCTTCTCCACGCATCCGCCGGTGCAGGAGCGCATCCGCAGGCTCAAAGCGATGGCGAACAAGATGGGCCAGTACTAA
- a CDS encoding DNA primase small subunit PriS: protein MTKEQEFTMRWFREYYSGAEIAGPTEIEHREFGFMYFDKDFVRRHVGFKRPEDLRKYLSSQVPMHVYYSSALYDAPSAPKMEMKGWKGADLVFDLDADHIKGAGSMSYSEMLALVKKDMIRLLDDFLFGDMGFGEEDVRIVFSGGRGYHAHISDKKVLSLRSHERSEIVDYVSGTDLDLDWVFPQSAAMKKEFKTHTKVEKAVAVPESGAGGWRGHARRALEQLFDELRFMEPDGVKKRFPVLSKYKDQVVLGLHKELFGERPGDMLGYQLILANNSLEYVSDRYKEALLDLVRSEVRPRVAAEVDEPVTRDIKRLIRLPGSLHGKTGMRVIEMRRDQLTDFEPLRDAFPDIYPDDVVKVQVSSPVDVALKGVRFRGDGEMELPIYAALFMILRMRASLVP from the coding sequence ATGACGAAGGAGCAGGAATTCACGATGCGATGGTTCCGGGAATATTATTCCGGTGCGGAGATCGCTGGCCCCACCGAGATAGAACACCGCGAGTTCGGTTTCATGTATTTCGACAAGGACTTCGTCAGGAGACATGTGGGGTTCAAAAGGCCTGAGGACCTTCGGAAATACCTGTCTTCGCAGGTGCCCATGCACGTCTATTACTCTTCTGCCCTATACGATGCGCCCTCCGCACCGAAGATGGAGATGAAGGGCTGGAAGGGGGCCGACCTGGTCTTCGATCTTGATGCAGACCATATCAAGGGAGCGGGCTCGATGTCCTATTCTGAGATGCTGGCGCTCGTGAAGAAGGACATGATCAGGCTCTTGGACGATTTCCTCTTCGGGGACATGGGTTTCGGAGAGGAGGATGTCCGCATCGTGTTCTCCGGAGGGAGAGGATACCATGCGCACATATCGGACAAGAAGGTTCTTTCGTTACGATCTCATGAACGGAGCGAGATCGTCGACTATGTCTCAGGGACGGACCTTGACCTCGATTGGGTATTCCCGCAGAGCGCGGCGATGAAGAAGGAATTCAAGACGCATACGAAAGTGGAAAAGGCGGTCGCGGTCCCTGAGTCGGGAGCGGGGGGATGGAGGGGCCACGCGAGGAGGGCGTTGGAACAGCTGTTCGATGAGCTACGCTTCATGGAGCCCGACGGGGTGAAAAAGAGGTTCCCGGTCCTGTCGAAGTACAAGGACCAGGTCGTCCTTGGGCTGCACAAGGAGCTTTTCGGGGAGAGGCCAGGCGACATGCTGGGATACCAGCTCATCCTGGCGAACAACAGCCTTGAGTACGTCTCGGACAGATATAAGGAGGCGCTGCTGGACCTTGTCCGGTCGGAGGTGAGGCCGAGGGTCGCCGCCGAGGTCGATGAGCCGGTCACCAGGGACATCAAGAGATTGATCCGTCTGCCAGGTTCCCTCCATGGTAAAACGGGCATGCGGGTCATCGAGATGAGAAGGGACCAGCTGACGGACTTCGAGCCCTTGCGCGATGCGTTCCCCGATATCTACCCAGATGACGTGGTGAAGGTACAGGTCAGCTCACCTGTGGACGTCGCCCTCAAGGGTGTGAGGTTCAGAGGGGATGGTGAGATGGAGCTGCCAATATACGCGGCTCTGTTCATGATATTAAGGATGAGGGCCTCCCTTGTCCCATGA